Below is a window of candidate division WOR-3 bacterium DNA.
CAGCACCCGCAGCAATCGGTACACGCCAGTAATATATGCCACGATCCTTATTCTCCTCAGTTGGTTTGGGCTCCAGTTTGACACTGCTCACTTTCAGATCCGGATCCTGAGAAACGGGGATCTGGTCGACGATCGTACACTCGATCTCTTTGTCATGAAAATTCTTGACATTGTTCTCGTACACAAATTCATGCTTTGTTTTGCTGCTGAAAAGACCGCCGTGCGAAACCTTTGATTTCTGCAACTCTCTTTCCACCCTAACCCTTTCGTCGACTCCAAATGATACTGTTGTAGATTCATCGGGCGCAATCGTCGGCATTTGAACCCTTCCGGTGAAATCATCCCCCACATATGTACTTGCCTCACCAGATAGAAATAAGTAATCGGATTTATTCTGCAATTCACCGGTCAAATAAGCAAACAGAGTTACTCTAGGGATAATGGAATATTTGAAATCGCCATCAAATTCTCTCTCGAGGAGTCGTATTTTCTTCTCCGGTTCACCACTCCTTACGGTGTAGCGCCCAGGAAGTGGGTACCAAACAGATACGCCGGCTTCGACTGGTGTTGCCACTGCGGCAACTGCGGTCACACCCCTAACTTCAATCCCCTCTTCGGCTACTGCTGTTGGCGCCGAATAGACAACCTGCGATCTTTTTGCCCGTGACGTAATGAACCAGGGCACGGGAATTGGGTGTATCTCCCCCATACCTGGTTTCGCCGTTGACAAAACTACTTTCGCGTTCTCCCAGTCTTCATTAGTACGCTGATAGATCTTGCTGAAATAGGTGAGTTTGATCTTCTTAACAGATGGATTTGCCCTGACTTCATAATAAGTACGCCAGTTGGCGCCTCGGACTACGTAACTAACTTTGATTCGATAGTTCCCGGGTGAATCAGGGTGACAGTCGAAGACAATTGATTTGCGATTACCGACTGTGGATTTTAAGTCAATAAGTTCACGTGTCACGGCACCAATTGCCTGCTGCAATTCAACGCGCAAACGCTCGATCTCAGCCGACCTCCTCTTCGTTGTAATGAGTTCATCGACCATGAACCGCAAACCTTGACGCCACGATTCAGGCGCAACCCTGCCTGTAAGAATTTCTTTTGATACCAACTCAGGGCCACCAACCGCAATACTCTGTAAGAATTTTTCTTTCTCATGTAGTACAGATATTTCGTCAGCAAATTGGCGATTACTGATTTCGAGAACCTTTAACGAATCCTCAAGCTGCTTGACCATCGGGTGCGGTTTGTCAACATATCCCCGCTTCACTTGTACCTCGCCCACTTTCAGACCCTGCGCCCTGACACGTACCGAAAAGTCATCTAACGCACCGGGCAGGTCAGCAAAGATAAGTTCGGTTGCCATGTCGAGGTTGATATCGGTAACTCTAGTTACCATAACGCGGTCACTGTACAGCACGATAGAATCTACCTTGGAATTGACTGCAACCGTTGAAAACAAACAAAATAATACAATCATGTCGCCTCCTCGACCTTAGTTTATTCCTGAGAGGTATGTAGTCAATAGTGCACATCCTATATGAAAACCTAATTTTCTTGACTTTGGTCTTTCCCTGACTATAATGGGCATGTAAGGAGGCCTGATGAAGCAATTTAGAACAGAGAAATACAATGATTTTACGAAAGCAGAAACCCGAAAGAAAATGGAGAAAGCCATTGCCCAGGTTGCATCCCAATTCGGGAAGGAATACAGCATAATAATCGGCGGCGAAAGGATTAGATTAGACAACAAATTTCATTCATACAACCCGTCACAAAAGGGTGAAGTTATCGGAACCTTCCAGAAAGCAGATGAGCCGACGGCCGAGCGAGCCATGCAGGTCGCGCTCCAAACTTTCGAATCCTGGCGATATACTCCGGCCAAAACAAGAGCAGACTATCTCTTCAAAATGGCTAATATCATGCGCCGGCGCCGTTTTGAACTTAACGCCTGGATGGTTCTCGAAGAAGGAAAAAACTGGCTTGAAGCCGATGCCGATACTGCCGAGGCAATAGATTTTTGCGACTATTATGCACTTGAGGCTTTGCGTTACGATAAAGGACCGAAACTCTACAAATATCCGGGGGAGATCAACAAGCAGGTCTACATTCCACTCGGGGTTGGTACCGTAATCCCGCCCTGGAACTTCCCATTGGCGATCTTGGCGGGTATGACAACGGCGGCATTCGTGAGCGGAAATACGGTCATATTAAAACCGTCAAGCGATTCACCGGGGATCGCCGCCATGTTCATGGAAATTGTGGAAGAAGCAAAGGTCCCTGTGGGCGTTGTCAATTTTCTTACAGGACCCGGCGCCATAGCAGGTGATTATTTGGTCCGGCATCCAAAAACACGGTTTGTAGCGTTCACAGGTTCAAAGCCCGTTGGCCTCCGGATTGTCGAGCAAGCAGGAAAAACGCAACCCGGCCAGATATGGATTAAAAGAGTTGTAGCTGAAATGGGCGGGAAGGATCTGATCGTTGTAGACTCAGAGGCCGATATCGATAGTGCTGTAGCAGGTGTCAGAACTTCGGCATTCGGATTCCAGGGCCAGAAATGTTCTGCCTGCTCACGGTTAATACTTGATGATAAGATCTACGATACGTTCATGAAGAAACTCATTCCGACGGTTGAAGCAATTACGGTTGGCCCAACAAAAGACTATAAGAATTACATGGGACCCGTGATCAATGAGTCCGCCTACAATTCGATACTTGAATACATCAAGATCGGAAAATCCGAAGGAACTTGCGTCTGCGGCGGTGATCCAGCACCGGGTGATGGATGGTTCATCAGACCGACAGTCATTGCCGATATCGAGAGTAAACATAGGATATTCCAGGAAGAGATTTTTGGCCCGGTACTCGGTGTCACGCGAGCGAGAGACTTTGACCATGCCGTACAACTGGCCAATGACTCGGAATATGGACTCACCGGTGCCGTCTACACGAAGAACAAGAAGAAAATAGAAAAAGCAAAGCGGGAAGTTTTCGTCG
It encodes the following:
- a CDS encoding DUF4139 domain-containing protein, which translates into the protein MIVLFCLFSTVAVNSKVDSIVLYSDRVMVTRVTDINLDMATELIFADLPGALDDFSVRVRAQGLKVGEVQVKRGYVDKPHPMVKQLEDSLKVLEISNRQFADEISVLHEKEKFLQSIAVGGPELVSKEILTGRVAPESWRQGLRFMVDELITTKRRSAEIERLRVELQQAIGAVTRELIDLKSTVGNRKSIVFDCHPDSPGNYRIKVSYVVRGANWRTYYEVRANPSVKKIKLTYFSKIYQRTNEDWENAKVVLSTAKPGMGEIHPIPVPWFITSRAKRSQVVYSAPTAVAEEGIEVRGVTAVAAVATPVEAGVSVWYPLPGRYTVRSGEPEKKIRLLEREFDGDFKYSIIPRVTLFAYLTGELQNKSDYLFLSGEASTYVGDDFTGRVQMPTIAPDESTTVSFGVDERVRVERELQKSKVSHGGLFSSKTKHEFVYENNVKNFHDKEIECTIVDQIPVSQDPDLKVSSVKLEPKPTEENKDRGIYYWRVPIAAGAEYKIMVSFTVEAPADREIDGLLP
- the pruA gene encoding L-glutamate gamma-semialdehyde dehydrogenase; this encodes MMKQFRTEKYNDFTKAETRKKMEKAIAQVASQFGKEYSIIIGGERIRLDNKFHSYNPSQKGEVIGTFQKADEPTAERAMQVALQTFESWRYTPAKTRADYLFKMANIMRRRRFELNAWMVLEEGKNWLEADADTAEAIDFCDYYALEALRYDKGPKLYKYPGEINKQVYIPLGVGTVIPPWNFPLAILAGMTTAAFVSGNTVILKPSSDSPGIAAMFMEIVEEAKVPVGVVNFLTGPGAIAGDYLVRHPKTRFVAFTGSKPVGLRIVEQAGKTQPGQIWIKRVVAEMGGKDLIVVDSEADIDSAVAGVRTSAFGFQGQKCSACSRLILDDKIYDTFMKKLIPTVEAITVGPTKDYKNYMGPVINESAYNSILEYIKIGKSEGTCVCGGDPAPGDGWFIRPTVIADIESKHRIFQEEIFGPVLGVTRARDFDHAVQLANDSEYGLTGAVYTKNKKKIEKAKREVFVGNLYINRKCTGALVGIQPFGGFNMSGTDSKAGGPDYLMLFTQAKAIAEYVGTKKKSKKTPRRTIKRKRRKK